GCACCCGCACTGCCGGTCACGTAGGCGAGGTAACCCGGCACCAACGGCAGGCAACAGGGGCTGAGGAACGACACCAGCCCGGCGGCGATCGCGACCGGGACCGCGAGCAGCAACGGACCGAACGCGACCAGGTCACCTGGCCCTCCTGCCACGGTCATCCGGCACCTTTCCGCGTAGGCCTGGACGGACGACTACCGCGTTCGGCGGCGACATCGTCGACCAGCCCGCGAAGCTGCCGATAGGTGATCTGTCCCACCACCCGCGCCGCCACCCGGCCGTCCCGGTCGAGCACCAGCGTGCTGGGCACGGCGCTGACCGGGATGATGCCGTCGAAGGCCAGCAGAACCTTACCGTCCGGGTCGGCGATGCTCGGGTACGGGATGGCAAACCGCCGGACGAACGCCCGCGCCGAGGCACGATCGTCTTTGACGTCGATGCCGACGAACCGCACCCCGTCATCGTGGGTCTCCCGTGCCACCCGAGCCAGCTGCGGCGCCTCCTCCTGGCACGGCACGCACCACGACCCCCACACGTTGACCACGACCACATGACCGCGGAGCTCGGCCAGCGCCAGCCGGCCGCCATCAAGGGTATCGCCGGCCACGGCGGGCGCCACCGGTCGATTCCCCACCTCGAACACGGTGACCCCCGTCACGACATCGGACTCGGACACGTCAGGAACTGCACTGTCGCCGGGCTTCCCCGTCCAGTCCCGCTCAACGGCCCACACCACCCCCACCGCAGCCATCGCGAGGACGACCACGGCCACCAGCGCCAGCCGCCAACGGGCGGA
The DNA window shown above is from Streptosporangiales bacterium and carries:
- a CDS encoding redoxin domain-containing protein → MAAVGVVWAVERDWTGKPGDSAVPDVSESDVVTGVTVFEVGNRPVAPAVAGDTLDGGRLALAELRGHVVVVNVWGSWCVPCQEEAPQLARVARETHDDGVRFVGIDVKDDRASARAFVRRFAIPYPSIADPDGKVLLAFDGIIPVSAVPSTLVLDRDGRVAARVVGQITYRQLRGLVDDVAAERGSRPSRPTRKGAG